The nucleotide sequence CCGGCAGTGATCGGCATGACGTTGATCTTTGTTGTTCTCTATTTTGGCTGGGGCCTGCGATTACCGTGGGCACCGGATGAAATGTATACCTGGGTGAATATCGTCAAAACGATGACTCTGCTGGAAACACGCATGAATGGGGTGATGTGGAGTCTGCAACTCGAATTGATCGCGACACCTGTCATTGTTCTGACATTTTTTCTGGCAAGACAATTTGGGGAGTGGATCTTATTGTTGCTGTTGTTTGTACTCGCAGGACTTTCGTTTACCACCACCTGGGATGGTCTGCTACTGGATACTGGTTTTGTTACCATTGGAACGATTTATGCCTTCCTCGCGGGCATGGCGGTGCCCTACTTTGGCAAAAGAGCAGTCGAGAAACTTTCCAGCAGAGTTGCAGTGCTGGCAATTTGCTGGTGGACAATAATTTTCTTTACCGCACGCACCAGCTTGGGAATGGGTTCGAAGTGGAGCGTGCTTGTCGAAGTGATTGCCACGTTCAGCATTGTCAGTTTGCTGGCTTACGGCAAGGTAGACCGGGTAGCATTCTGGTTGGATTGGAAGCTGTTTCGTTTCTACGGCAAAATTTCCTACAGCTTTTATTTGCTGCACCCGGTGACGTTTATTTTTCTACATATGCAGGCAGATTACTGGAACCGACAGGTAAGTCAGGGGATGCCTGCTCTGGTG is from Zavarzinella sp. and encodes:
- a CDS encoding acyltransferase — translated: MTEKSPAAATTFLPRLESLRGVAALLVALLHIGLMRILENNYTYGLADINRHRDSKFEWVLTHLWRALANGHGAVILFFVLSGFVLRLSLNRSEPVNSKKIGYFFLRRLIRLYPAVIGMTLIFVVLYFGWGLRLPWAPDEMYTWVNIVKTMTLLETRMNGVMWSLQLELIATPVIVLTFFLARQFGEWILLLLLFVLAGLSFTTTWDGLLLDTGFVTIGTIYAFLAGMAVPYFGKRAVEKLSSRVAVLAICWWTIIFFTARTSLGMGSKWSVLVEVIATFSIVSLLAYGKVDRVAFWLDWKLFRFYGKISYSFYLLHPVTFIFLHMQADYWNRQVSQGMPALVVAVILAVVSIVAITPISALMYYAVEKPFIRLGSRLRVANK